The following are encoded together in the Tetrapisispora phaffii CBS 4417 chromosome 5, complete genome genome:
- the SSL1 gene encoding TFIIH/NER complex subunit SSL1 (similar to Saccharomyces cerevisiae SSL1 (YLR005W); ancestral locus Anc_5.226) yields MAPTIRVESDEDEETVMVSSTNNRKQKKLVHFSNEEENEVTSKEAKKIKAEPIENPNNVTVQSSSRTDSASKSNHFKSNDKDKERKSKKKKITNDQLAGTSGGYSWEDELKRSWDLVTVDDENDMASLVASIVEARKKRSAQKVVTPYQRGIIRSLILILDCSEVMSEKDLRPNRNAMSIQYAIDFIQEFFDENPISQLGIVIMRNGLANLLSPIGGNPQAHIDALKSIRREEPKGNPSLQNALEMARGLLLPVPSHCTREVLIVFGGLSSTDPGDIHQTIQSLVNEKIRVKVIGLSAQVAICKELCKATNYDDESFYRVILDEVHFKELYDEAVTPLPVNKINKAFTLVKMGFPTRVFEENPTFCACHSKLVYGGYFCPNCNSKVCSLPTVCPCCDLMLILSTHLARSYHHLMPLKTFSEVPTSETFETENCFSCQMTFPSLRNKKTGELLTSSRYRCQDCENDFCIDCDLFIHEILHNCPGCESSPTI; encoded by the coding sequence ATGGCACCAACGATAAGAGTAGAAtcagatgaagatgaagaaactGTTATGGTTTCTTCtacaaataatagaaaacaaaaaaaactGGTTCATTTTAGCAACGAAGAGGAAAATGAGGTAACTTCAAAGGAAGCTAAGAAAATAAAGGCGGAACCTATTGAGAACCCCAACAATGTTACAGTTCAAAGTTCATCTAGAACTGATTCGGCTTCTAAAAGTAATCATTTCAAGAGCAATGATAAAGATAAGGAAAGGAAATctaagaagaagaagatcaCCAATGACCAACTGGCAGGTACTAGTGGTGGTTATTCATGGGAAGATGAGTTAAAAAGAAGTTGGGATTTAGTTACAGTAGATGATGAGAATGATATGGCTTCGCTAGTCGCAAGTATAGTAGAGGCCCGTAAAAAACGTTCTGCGCAAAAGGTGGTCACCCCTTATCAAAGAGGTATTATCAGatctttaatattgatattagaTTGTAGCGAAGTTATGTCTGAAAAAGATTTGAGACCGAATCGTAATGCTATGAGCATCCAATATGCGATCGATTTTATAcaagaattttttgatgaaaatCCTATTTCACAACTAGGTATTGTCATTATGAGAAATGGTTTGGCAAATTTATTAAGTCCAATAGGTGGGAACCCCCAAGCACATATTGATGCTTTGAAATCAATTCGTAGAGAAGAGCCAAAAGGTAATCCTTCACTTCAGAATGCTTTGGAAATGGCAAGGGGGTTACTACTACCAGTTCCATCTCACTGTACAAGAGAAGTTTTGATTGTTTTTGGAGGTTTGTCGAGTACAGATCCAGGTGATATACACCAAACTATCCAATCTTTAGTAAATGAAAAGATTCGTGTAAAAGTAATAGGGCTATCTGCTCAAGTTGCTATTTGTAAGGAGCTTTGTAAAGCCACAAACTACGATGATGAATCATTTTACAGAGTAATATTGGACGAAGTTCATTTCAAAGAATTGTATGATGAAGCAGTTACTCCTCTTCctgtaaataaaattaataaagcATTTACGTTGGTTAAAATGGGGTTTCCAACTAGAGTATTTGAAGAGAATCCAACCTTTTGTGCATGCCATTCTAAACTAGTTTATGGAGGCTACTTTTGCCCTAACTGTAACAGCAAAGTGTGCTCATTGCCAACAGTATGCCCCTGTTGTGATTTAATGCTAATCTTATCTACTCATTTAGCTCGTTCTTACCATCATCTAATGCCTTTAAAGACTTTTAGTGAAGTTCCTACAAGTGAAACTTTTGAAACAGAAAATTGTTTTAGTTGTCAAATGACATTTCCATCTTTAAGGAATAAGAAGACTGGTGAATTGCTTACAAGTTCACGCTATCGATGTCAGGATTGTGAAAATGATTTCTGCATCGATTGCGATCTCTTTATTCATGAAATACTTCATAATTGTCCTGGGTGTGAATCCAGTCCTACAATTTAA
- the RMD6 gene encoding Rmd6p (similar to Saccharomyces cerevisiae RMD6 (YEL072W)), whose protein sequence is MTQSESLVIVLPVTQLKKSSPNTIYSLFSIVNKGYEKPTNEYKIVLNKRIESPDLFFEDLGFSKCHERAFFYVLVDSSLLNNPQFASSFKKVQATSNYFEYSYTDNEQSLNFGFPFDQVLATVGYKPISNGSFEITGYTSFGKGCGVELFNKSLFHLTTQVNVTTLIAMVIVEHNLVGYYEKKLGFTEIERIIVKKTDPKSSGFQGNFKCAKDIHISHLQKAI, encoded by the coding sequence ATGACTCAGTCAGAATCTTTAGTAATAGTGCTTCCAGTCACCCAGCTAAAGAAATCATCACCAAACACAATCTATAGTCTATTCTCGATCGTGAATAAAGGGTATGAAAAACCTACGAATGAATacaaaattgttttaaataaaagaatagAATCTCctgatttattttttgaggATTTAGGATTTTCCAAATGCCACGAAAGGGCTTTTTTTTACGTCTTGGTAGACTCCAGTTTACTAAACAATCCCCAATTTGCTTCGTCGTTTAAGAAAGTTCAAGCAACctcaaattattttgaatactCATATACAGACAATGAGCAGTCTCTGAATTTTGGTTTTCCATTTGACCAGGTGCTTGCAACCGTTGGGTATAAACCAATATCTAACGGTAGCTTTGAAATAACTGGTTATACGTCTTTCGGTAAAGGCTGTGGGGTAGAACTTTTCAACAAATCTTTATTTCATCTCACTACACAAGTTAATGTAACAACTTTAATAGCAATGGTTATTGTAGAACATAACTTAGTTGGGTACTATGAGAAAAAATTAGGTTTCACAGAAATAGAACGCATAATAGTTAAAAAAACTGACCCCAAATCATCCGGTTTTCAAGGTAATTTTAAATGTGCCAAAGACATTCACATATCTCATCTTCAGAAGgctatttaa
- the DNM1 gene encoding dynamin-related GTPase DNM1 (similar to Saccharomyces cerevisiae DNM1 (YLL001W); ancestral locus Anc_5.218), which produces MSTLEDLIPTVNKLQDVMYDSGIDTLDLPILAVVGSQSSGKSSILETLVGRDFLPRGTGIVTRRPLVLQLNNIPLNSPLIEKENNLDFNQGENNTELSLEEHLQKNNNGYSPTIQTSNRNEWGEFLHKPGKRFYDFSEIRKEIAYETERIAGNNKSISKIPINLKIFSPHVLNLTLIDLPGITKVPIGEQPPDIERQIKNLLMEYIATPNCIILAVSPANIDLVNSDALKLAREVDPMGKRTIGVITKLDLMDSGTHALDILSGKLYPLKLGFVGVVNRSQQDIQSNISVKESLDNEEDFFKRHAVYRTISNRCGTRYLSYILNQILMNHIRDKLPDIKVRINTLIGQTEEELASYGGEGKITDENRASLVLQLMNKFASKFISSIDGTYSEIGTKELCGGARIYYIFNDIFGKSLNSISPTVNLSIKDIRTAIRNSTGPRPSLFVPELAFDLLVKPQIQLLLDPSQRCVELVYEELVKICHSSSFTELSRYPKLQSMLIEVISNLLRERLTPTRAYVESLIDIHRAYINTNHPSFISATDAMSSIAQAKKKENSNKITAPATNSPTASITQDGNLVTESTTPINESESKSDIDFSESPDAQNIKQSKESFLNYFFGKDPKSQLLNSQYSLNEPLISNQYSTGDGNVNLNSLNINDDENSQLFNLTEREQLECELIKKLIESYFSIIREMIQDQVPKAIMCLLVNYCKETSQNTLVTKLYKESMFDELLIEDLSISQNRENCLKLLRTYREASNIINDIL; this is translated from the coding sequence ATGTCAACTTTAGAAGATTTAATCCCTAcagtaaataaattacaGGATGTTATGTATGATTCTGGAATAGACACTTTGGATCTCCCAATTTTAGCAGTTGTTGGGTCACAATCTTCAGGGAAGTCATCGATTTTGGAAACTTTAGTGGGAAGAGATTTCTTACCAAGAGGGACAGGTATAGTCACAAGAAGACCTTTAGTTCTTCAACTAAACAATATTCCTTTAAACTCTccattaattgaaaaagaaaataacCTTGATTTCAATCAAGGTGAAAATAATACTGAATTATCCTTGGAAGAacatttacaaaaaaataataatggcTATAGTCCAACCATTCAAACTTCAAATAGAAATGAATGGGGTGAGTTTTTACATAAGCCTGGAAAAAGATTTTATGATTTTTCTgaaataagaaaagaaatagCTTACGAAACAGAAAGAATTGCAGGTAATAATAAGAGCATTAGCAAGATTCCAATTAatctaaaaatattttcaccacatgttttgaatttaacCTTAATTGATTTACCTGGTATTACCAAAGTTCCAATTGGCGAACAACCTCCTGACATTGAGAggcaaataaaaaatctattGATGGAATACATAGCGACTCCAAATTGTATCATACTGGCAGTTTCTCCAgcaaatattgatttagtAAATTCAGATGCTCTGAAACTAGCAAGGGAAGTTGATCCTATGGGTAAGAGAACAATAGGTGTCATAACGAAGTTAGATTTAATGGACTCCGGTACACATGCCTTAGATATATTATCTGGTAAATTGTATCCTCTGAAATTAGGTTTTGTTGGGGTGGTTAACCGTTCACAACAGGATAttcaatcaaatatttcgGTTAAAGAATCACTTGATAACGAAGAggatttttttaaaagacATGCTGTTTATAGAACTATTTCTAACAGATGTGGTACACGTTATTTgtcatatatattgaatcaaatattaatgaaccATATCAGAGATAAATTACCGGATATTAAAGTGAGAATAAATACACTAATTGGTCAAACTGAAGAGGAACTAGCATCTTATGGTGGCGAGGGAAAAATTACTGATGAGAACAGAGCCAGTTTGGttcttcaattgatgaATAAATTTGCTTCAAAGTTCATTTCATCTATAGATGGGACATATTCCGAAATTGGAACAAAAGAACTTTGTGGTGGTGCAAGAATATactatatttttaatgatatttttggCAAGTCATTAAATTCTATAAGCCCAACTGTTAATTTGAGCATAAAGGATATTAGGACAGCTATCAGAAATTCAACTGGACCACGTCCATCCTTATTTGTTCCAGAGTTAGCATTTGATTTATTGGTGAAACCACAAATTCAATTGCTCCTTGATCCTTCTCAAAGATGTGTTGAATTAGTATATGAGGAACTAGTAAAAATATGTCATAGCAGTAGTTTCACTGAACTATCAAGGTATCCAAAGCTACAGAGCATGTTAATTGAAGTGATTAGTAATTTATTAAGAGAGAGATTAACTCCGACTAGAGCATACGTTGAAAGTTTAATAGATATCCACAGAGCTTATATCAATACTAATCATCCTAGTTTTATTAGTGCAACTGATGCGATGTCTTCTATTGCTcaagcaaaaaaaaaagagaattctaataaaattacaGCTCCTGCAACAAATTCTCCCACTGCATCAATAACTCAAGATGGAAATCTCGTAACAGAATCTACTACACCAATTAACGAATCAGAATCAAAATCAGATATTGATTTTAGTGAATCACCTGATGCTCAGAATATAAAGCAGTCGAAGGAATCATTCTTGAATTATTTCTTCGGAAAGGACCCTAAATCTCAATTGCTTAATTCACAATACAGTTTAAATGAACCTTTGATTTCAAATCAGTATTCTACTGGTGATGGTAATGtcaatttaaattcattgaatattaatgatgatgagaACAgtcaattatttaatttaactGAAAGGGAACAGCTTGAATGTGAattgataaagaaattaatagaatcctatttttcaattataagAGAAATGATACAGGATCAAGTACCTAAAGCAATTATGTGTTTGCTAGTAAATTATTGCAAAGAAACTTCTCAAAATACATTAGTAACAAAGCTATATAAAGAATCTATGTTTGATGAGTTACTTATCGAAGATTTGAGCATATCACAAAATCGTGAGAATTGTTTGAAGTTACTAAGAACGTATAGAGAAGCTTCCAATATCATTAACGACATTTTGTAA
- the TPHA0E02990 gene encoding proteasome subunit beta (similar to Saccharomyces cerevisiae PRE3 (YJL001W); ancestral locus Anc_5.216) gives MNGIQVDINRLKKGEVSLGTSIMAVTFKDGVILGADSRTTTGAYIANRVTDKLTRVQDKIWCCRSGSAADTQAVADIVQYQLELYTAQFGEPSTKVAASIFKTMCYDNKDNLSAGIIVAGFDDKENKGEVYSIPLGGSLHKQKYAIAGSGSTFIYGYCDKNYKENMTKDETVDFMKHSLSQAIKWDGSSGGVIRMVVVTKDGVERLIFYPDEYENL, from the coding sequence ATGAATGGTATTCAAGTTGATATAAATAGACTTAAAAAAGGTGAAGTGAGTTTGGGTACTTCTATTATGGCTGTTACGTTTAAAGATGGTGTTATTCTGGGGGCAGACTCTCGTACAACTACAGGTGCTTATATTGCAAACCGTGTTACTGACAAGTTGACCAGGGTTCAGGACAAAATATGGTGTTGTAGATCAGGTTCTGCTGCAGACACTCAAGCTGTTGCTGATATTGTTCAATACCAATTGGAGTTATATACTGCCCAATTCGGTGAACCTTCTACAAAAGTTGCTGCTTCGATCTTCAAAACAATGTGTTAcgataataaagataatcTAAGTGCAGGTATAATTGTTGCTGGGTTTGATGATAAGGAAAATAAAGGTGAAGTATACAGTATTCCACTAGGTGGATCTTTACATAAGCAAAAGTATGCCATCGCAGGATCTGGATCAACTTTTATTTACGGTTACTgtgataaaaattataaagaaaatatgaCAAAAGATGAAACTGTAGATTTCATGAAACATTCTTTATCACAAGCAATTAAATGGGATGGTTCTTCTGGTGGTGTAATTAGAATGGTTGTTGTAACAAAGGATGGTGTCGAACGTCTAATATTCTATCCAGATGAATACGAAAATTTATGA
- the SFI1 gene encoding Sfi1p (similar to Saccharomyces cerevisiae SFI1 (YLL003W); ancestral locus Anc_5.215), with translation MENEDSTDLLLNDNYIQQKVNKAEDLLSDASVRATTNSLLNKDLEELLRRVSISDSKLTQKQDVNGSLFEIHKSLDPNFKFTNENQDDRPLNSILDTIYNRIQVFLIRNKMSLDFLKIFKKYVHFIEESGSDPLADKYLIDISTQLDLSFDMTPFMNELYSKLLLYPETLEMRFAYLQCHSERKLLEKYFQKVQLTSIFNACLRKLENEWNEYMLKKHFMKWINKQTTHDVNNNKAMIFNSRRLLVYGFDNIYTNLLKINSYNKAVDEYSKKKIFATMSNIMERQKQMEIKAMDALKLNTLKHFFKRLHLNHKSLTYKPKGIYLQQQVLKRWKSKITTYRQLEEKAELSKSIHLLQPLFKKWVSKIKIADKEYDKLIELERKYILKKFFRILTKKLEEQQKLAFVQVSLNKIYKKMIFQSVWRYKFEKNLSFYSFQSIQEDRTKKNILRKWKLSFNHKISALNTYDKNIFKNAFKKWKYRFSLVNNEKRIVNYLLHSKFERWNRLYDLHERARISNKKLVLNKHLKNWKQKRDRMACLEMEAERHYMYTELKNGLKSWKDSAENIKEMSKKVATFQELMLFKRFQKKFEKITSISNKQLEFQHKSEKRLTMKVFKSWSERYIIQKRDALDEASHTFRKKFVNQKKIKFLQVWKGKHILLNDYNDKAAYLGDFLLREKIMKVLNEKLNHNYALSKVASNLRNETLQGNSFTVWKEKLIQSSKLEVILKQELDNKNIVLLLNYLNIISLKMLKIRRNREMIKIFRDRWDRAILRGLILLWKTRMQNSPKKVRLRRKSPFNEVDRLETPKKSINTSGNTIPGSELVKNYKVEAMKSRYSRVRHSIPSPIKNSSTIGSTIKRRFNQRNLNVSPFPASPPKLNLYRRYNISDNKNLEIDFNELPYVKLEPIVDKSEMEQEIDNLEFHESPTQKTSRSS, from the coding sequence ATGGAGAATGAAGATTCAACAGATTTACTTTTAAATGACAACTATATACAGCAAAAAGTAAACAAAGCTGAAGATCTGTTAAGTGATGCATCAGTTCGTGCTACAACAAATTCGTTATTGAACAAGGACCTCGAAGAATTGCTAAGAAGAGTTTCCATATctgattcaaaattaacACAGAAACAAGATGTAAATGgatcattatttgaaattcatAAAAGTTTAGATCccaattttaaatttactaATGAAAACCAAGACGATCGTCCACTTAACTCAATTTTGGATACTATTTACAATAGAATACAGGtttttttaataagaaataaaatgtcattagattttttaaaaatcttcaaaaaatatgttcattttattgaagaaagtGGCTCAGATCCACTTGCGGACAAATATTTAATCGATATTTCCACTCAACTAGATCTCAGTTTTGATATGACCCCATTTATGAATGaactttattcaaaattattattataccCTGAAACCCTTGAAATGAGATTTGCTTACCTTCAATGTCATTCTGAGAGGAAATTGCTagagaaatattttcagaAAGTTCAATTGACTTCTATATTTAATGCGTGTTTACGTAAACTTGAGAATGAATGGAATGAATATATGctaaaaaaacattttatGAAGTGGATTAACAAACAAACTACACATGAcgtaaataataataaggCCAtgatatttaattcaaGAAGACTATTAGTCTATGGctttgataatatttacaCTAACCtgttaaagataaattCATACAATAAAGCAGTCGATGAGTACTctaaaaaaaagatatttgCTACAATGAGTAATATAATGGAAAGACAAAAACAAATGGAAATTAAAGCAATGGATgctttgaaattaaatacattgaaacattttttCAAGAGATTACATTTGAATCACAAAAGTTTAACTTATAAGCCAAAAGGAATATATTTGCAACAACAAGTATTAAAAAGATGGAAGTCAAAGATTACTACTTATAGGCAACTAGAAGAAAAAGCAGAACTCTCCAAATCTATCCATCTATTGCAAcctttattcaaaaaatggGTATCTAAAATAAAGATTGCAGATAAAGAATATGACAAGTTAATAGAATTGGAGAGGAAATATATtctaaaaaaatttttcagaatTCTAACCAAAAAACTTGAAGAACAACAAAAGTTAGCTTTTGTTCAAGTAAGtcttaataaaatttacaagaaaatgatatttcaatctgTTTGGAGAtacaaatttgaaaagaatCTTAGTTTCTATTCATTCCAAAGCATCCAAGAAGATCGtacaaagaagaatattCTAAGGAAATGGAAGTTATCATTCAACCATAAAATTAGTGCTCTAAACACttatgataaaaatatttttaaaaatgctTTTAAGAAGTGGAAATATAGGTTTTCATtagtaaataatgaaaaacgAATTGTAAATTACTTATTACATTCTAAGTTTGAGAGATGGAACCGTTTATATGATCTACATGAGAGAGCTAgaatatctaataaaaaactagtattaaataaacatttaaaaaattggaaGCAGAAACGTGACAGAATGGCATGTCTTGAAATGGAAGCTGAAAGACACTATATGTATACGGAGCTTAAAAATGGGCTAAAGAGTTGGAAAGATTCCGCCGAGAACATTAAGGAGATGTCTAAAAAGGTTGCTACTTTTCAAGAACTAATGCTATTTAAAAggtttcaaaaaaaatttgagaAGATTActtcaatatcaaataaacaattgGAGTTTCAGCATAAATCTGAAAAAAGATTGACTATGAAAGTCTTCAAGAGTTGGTCAGAAAGATACATTATTCAAAAGAGAGATGCTTTAGACGAAGCTTCTCATACatttagaaaaaaatttgttaatcaaaaaaaaataaagtttttACAAGTTTGGAAAGGAAAGcatattttgttaaatgattataatgataaagCTGCATATCTTGGAGATTTCCTTTTGAGGGAAAAGATAATGAAGGTGCTGAATGAGAAACTAAATCACAATTATGCTTTGTCAAAGGTTGCTAGTAATTTAAGAAATGAGACTTTACAAGGAAATTCTTTCACAGTTTGGAAGGAAAAGCTTATTCAATCTTCTAAATTAGAAGTAATTCTTAAACAAGAACtcgataataaaaatattgtattactgctgaattatttaaatataataagtTTGAAAATGTTAAAGATAAGACGGAATAGGGAAatgataaagatatttagAGATAGATGGGACCGCGCAATATTAAGAGGACTTATTCTTTTATGGAAGACACGGATGCAAAATTCTCCTAAAAAAGTACGACTAAGAAGAAAGAGTCCATTCAATGAGGTTGATAGACTCGAAACTCCGAAAAAAAGCATAAATACATCAGGTAATACAATTCCAGGATCAGAATTagtaaaaaattataaagttGAAGCAATGAAATCTCGTTACAGTCGTGTACGTCATTCAATCCCAAGTCccattaaaaattcatctACTATAGGGTcaacaataaaaagaagatttaaTCAAAGAAATCTAAATGTATCACCTTTCCCAGCTTCACCaccaaaattaaatttatatcgTCGATACAATATTTCGGATAATAAAAACTTAGAGATTGATTTTAACGAATTGCCATATGTAAAGCTGGAACCTATTGTCGACAAATCTGAAATGGAAcaagaaattgataatttagaGTTCCATGAATCACCTACCCAAAAAACATCAAGAAGCTCATAA
- the SPO75 gene encoding Spo75p (similar to Saccharomyces cerevisiae SPO75 (YLL005C); ancestral locus Anc_5.211), with protein MDAIPSEGINLFEYLSENLYTYLDIDDSTSILILKNTNTSNIYSKKFLSNTTYNLLSALLNTARTGSAHKHAGISLSAFLTSILMSFMIFIIQAIIFILLRNHLKELYQTTILSKYHSSSEISSNSVSSIINGELNENATYFGWIKTVYKANMEKYLKSSGVDAYLFIRYLYVLIFFNLTLAVVIIPVLLPIHICSGSKDEMDFATTSLDILNMSNISSDNSNMLIFHFLLTIFVVIWFHVVLLNELRFIKNLSSSDYVLQNKSQLLFVDNIPNEYVTHTIKIKNYFNKILPDSAMEVIPLPLSINKLRKENSKLKRLDNKIEIKLLHIVLYKYFSQSQENVRIVNVLNKKYLRIFWNKNKIKFYFRKVAFWIRTSHNHFHFKTKRKEIQFNVFNGIRFKIFILQRRTFLETAYSQLQDLVSAKNSCQKYFQNEMTVTNSQRNEDDERELLIGQHQGYYNKVFVSFGSKFSAYMVGSFLNSFNIDTWNTALILPNTKGIIWSNLLKTKNYKTLLRSGFAFTISVFVILGWIIPVAFITLISHIPYLTSLIPIISKLNNQPTIISKLLNSVIPILSLVIITELVPFIYRYLSYIRYCRTQEELEINIQLWFFIFLFVHLFIVVTISSGMSLLIEKIINNPVMITTLLAHELPKSSNFFCSFVIIRGFTYSGGNFLQIKELILELFYYPTRYYSTKKKIKKMEKSLCYSWGSIYPLFSVLGCIGIIYSVISPIILPICSLSFFLIFFSVKYQFEFQCCGVNIAETNGILYINALTQLYTGIYCLEFSMIGLFTLYNSYRLSFAMLLLFIITLVIHHNISLNRISKIHKPTIKSITDNSSWNCPSYSSYTENNKLFSILNFDIGRTILIPQDPLDIGTKERSFIFNKYGMKCEFDKTTISTTGTITYL; from the coding sequence ATGGATGCCATTCCTTCTGAAGGAATCAATTTATTCGAATACCTTTCAGAAAATCTATACACATATTTAGACATTGATGATAGTACTTcgattttaatattaaagaatacCAATACTAGCAACatatattcaaagaaaTTTTTGAGCAATACTACATATAATCTATTGTCAGCATTGTTGAATACAGCTAGAACAGGATCAGCTCATAAGCATGCTGGTATTTCATTGAGTGCATTTCTGACTAGTATATTAATGTCAtttatgatatttataatacaggcaattatatttatactaTTAAGAAATCATTTAAAGGAATTATATCAAACTACAATTTTGAGTAAATATCATTCTAGTTCAGAGATATCATCAAATTCTGTTAGTTCAATTATTAATGGAGAATTAAATGAGAATGCAACATATTTCGGGTGGATTAAAACTGTATACAAAGCAAATATGGAAAAATACCTTAAAAGTAGCGGGGTTGATGCATACTTATTTATTCGATATCTTTATgtattgatttttttcaatttgaCTTTGGCTGTGGTGATAATACCAGTTCTCCTACCGATACATATATGCTCTGGTTCAAAAGATGAAATGGATTTTGCTACAACGTCATTAGATATTCTAAACATGTCGAATATTTCAAGTGATAATTCAAACatgttaatttttcatttcttaTTGACTATTTTTGTTGTCATTTGGTTTCACGTCGTTCTTCTGAATGAGTTGAGATTTATTAAGAATCTTTCTTCTAGTGATTATGTcttacaaaataaaagcCAGTTACTATTTGTGGATAATATACCTAATGAATATGTCACACAtacaataaaaattaaaaactaTTTCAATAAGATACTTCCTGACTCGGCAATGGAAGTTATTCCATTACCtctttcaataaataagttaagaaaagaaaatagcaaattgaaaagactggataataaaatagagATAAAATTACTCcatattgttttatataaGTACTTTTCTCAATCGCAGGAAAATGTTAGAATTGTcaatgttttaaataaaaaatatcttagaatattttggaataaaaataaaattaagtTTTACTTTCGGAAAGTAGCTTTTTGGATTAGAACGTCACATAATCATTTCCatttcaaaacaaaacgtaaagaaattcaattcaatGTATTTAATGGTATACgatttaaaatatttatactCCAAAGAAGAACCTTTTTGGAAACAGCATACTCACAACTCCAGGATTTAGTATCAGCTAAGAATAGCtgtcaaaaatattttcaaaatgaaatgaCAGTAACAAATTCACAACGAAATGAAGACGACGAGAGAGAACTACTAATCGGTCAACACCAAGGCTATTATAACAAAGtatttgtttcttttgGTTCAAAATTTAGCGCATATATGGTAGGTAGTTTtctaaattcttttaacaTTGATACTTGGAATACGGCATTAATTTTACCTAATACAAAAGGAATAATATGgtcaaatttattaaaaacaaagaactataaaactttattaaGATCTGGGTTTGCATTTACTATCAGCGTTTTTGTGATTCTCGGTTGGATCATTCCTGTTGCATTTATTACATTAATTTCGCATATTCCATATCTAACGTCACTAATTCCGATAATATCTAAATTGAACAATCAACCAACTATAATAAGTAAACTTTTGAACTCAGTAATACCAATATTGTCTCTGGTAATTATTACGGAACTGGTCCCTTTTATTTATAGATATCTGAGTTATATTAGATATTGTAGAACTCAGGAAGAGTTGGAGATAAATATCCAATTGTggtttttcatttttttatttgttcatttatttattgtcGTTACAATATCTTCTGGTATGTCTTTATTGATCGAGAAGATTATTAATAACCCTGTCATGATAACTACATTATTAGCACATGAATTACCTAAAagttcaaattttttttgttctttcGTTATAATTAGAGGATTCACATATTCTGGTGGAAATTTTCTCCAAATCAAAGAATTAAtattagaattattttattatcctacaagatattattcaactaagaaaaaaatcaaaaaaatggaaaaatcATTATGTTATAGTTGGGGATCAATTTATCCTTTATTTTCTGTCTTAGGCTGTATAGGGATCATATACAGTGTCATATCACCAATTATTCTTCCAATATGTTCCCTATCTTtctttctaatatttttctcCGTAAAGTACCAATTCGAATTTCAATGTTGTGGTGTAAATATAGCTGAAACAAATGGgattttatatataaacgCACTGACGCAACTTTATACAGGCATATATTGCTTAGAGTTTTCCATGATTGGTCTATTTACATTATACAACAGCTATAGATTATCTTTTGCAATGCTGTTACTCTTTATTATTACGTTAGTCATCCATCATAATATATCCCTTAATCGAATCTCTAAAATTCATAAACCAACTATTAAATCCATAACGGATAATTCCTCATGGAATTGCCCTTCGTATTCATCGTATACggaaaataataaattattttctattttaaaCTTTGATATAGGAAGAACTATTTTGATCCCCCAAGATCCTTTAGATATAGGAACCAAAGAGCgatcttttattttcaataaatatggAATGAAATGcgaatttgataaaacaaCTATATCCACAACCGGCACAATAACGTATTTATAG